The following proteins come from a genomic window of Gimesia chilikensis:
- a CDS encoding DUF1080 domain-containing protein yields the protein MVLKRLLSITCVCLAAVCTVGAEAGDKVVTPKDGVIHLFNGKNLDGLYVWNRGTEYEDPKNIFTVKDGMLHILGDGYGGLITKKDYRDYHMVIEFKWGEKTWGKREDRARDSGVLIHCHGPDGGYGNTWMASIEAQIIEGGVGDILVLTGKDPKTGETLPTSLTTRIKKDRDGEKVWDKDGEEITLSSGRINWWGRDPDWADKVGFRGKDDVESEFGEWTRMDVICDGGKIKYLVNGVVVNAGYNAKPDHGKLLVQTEMAEMWVRKWDLYPLGKAPEYKKDKK from the coding sequence ATGGTTTTGAAACGACTCCTCTCGATCACCTGTGTCTGTCTGGCTGCTGTCTGTACCGTGGGAGCAGAGGCAGGGGACAAAGTGGTCACGCCGAAAGATGGTGTGATTCATCTGTTTAACGGCAAGAACCTGGACGGACTGTATGTCTGGAACCGGGGAACCGAATATGAAGATCCCAAGAACATTTTCACCGTCAAGGACGGCATGCTGCACATTCTGGGTGACGGCTATGGCGGCCTGATCACCAAGAAAGATTACCGCGATTACCACATGGTCATCGAATTCAAATGGGGCGAAAAGACCTGGGGCAAACGGGAAGACCGTGCCCGCGATTCGGGCGTGCTGATTCACTGTCACGGTCCGGACGGCGGTTATGGCAACACCTGGATGGCATCCATCGAAGCCCAGATCATCGAAGGGGGCGTGGGTGATATTCTGGTGCTGACTGGTAAAGATCCCAAGACTGGCGAAACACTGCCGACTTCGCTGACGACCAGGATCAAAAAAGACCGTGACGGCGAAAAGGTCTGGGACAAAGATGGCGAAGAGATCACTCTCAGCTCCGGCCGGATCAACTGGTGGGGCCGTGACCCTGACTGGGCTGACAAAGTCGGTTTCCGTGGTAAAGACGACGTCGAAAGCGAATTCGGCGAGTGGACCCGGATGGACGTCATCTGCGACGGCGGCAAGATCAAGTACCTGGTTAACGGTGTGGTCGTGAATGCCGGCTACAACGCCAAGCCCGATCATGGCAAGCTGCTGGTGCAGACCGAAATGGCGGAAATGTGGGTTCGTAAATGGGACCTGTATCCGCTGGGTAAAGCACCCGAATATAAGAAAGACAAGAAATAA
- the folE2 gene encoding GTP cyclohydrolase FolE2: protein MFEFVSDVLNLKQMDSAEQGRQPLSSTGAGVVPISRVLPDVANESEPHIGGTLDRVGMSGVELVLRLRDAAGEVFRTPARADAAVSLDNERVKGIHMSRLFLSLNNRLADAELSMSVVNEILQDFVKTHADMSSNSYLTLKYEHSMKRPALLSDHSGWRAYPVTIQSAYQQGQFRHQLTVQLTYSSACPCSAALSRQLIQQAFERSFGDRSELSHDEIFEWLGTPDAILAVPHSQRSHADVTVELEEGVDEFPIETLIDYLERVIATPVQTAVKREDEQEFARLNGANLMFCEDAARKLKAALDSYEGVKDFRVEINHLESLHPHDASAVASGSRS from the coding sequence ATGTTTGAATTTGTATCCGATGTACTGAACCTCAAGCAGATGGATTCTGCAGAGCAAGGCAGACAACCGCTTTCTTCCACCGGTGCAGGTGTGGTACCGATCTCTCGAGTCTTACCCGATGTTGCCAATGAATCAGAGCCGCATATCGGGGGGACCCTGGATCGGGTGGGTATGTCGGGCGTCGAACTGGTGCTGCGTCTGCGGGATGCCGCTGGTGAAGTCTTCCGGACACCGGCACGGGCCGATGCCGCCGTCAGCCTGGATAACGAGCGTGTGAAAGGCATTCACATGTCGCGTCTGTTCCTGAGCCTGAACAATCGACTGGCAGACGCGGAGCTGTCGATGTCTGTGGTCAACGAGATCCTGCAGGACTTCGTCAAGACGCATGCCGACATGAGTTCGAACAGTTACCTGACTCTCAAGTACGAGCATTCTATGAAGCGGCCCGCGCTGCTTTCCGATCATTCCGGCTGGCGGGCTTACCCAGTGACGATTCAGAGTGCTTACCAGCAGGGCCAATTCCGCCATCAACTGACGGTGCAGTTGACCTACTCCAGTGCCTGCCCCTGTTCGGCCGCGCTGTCACGTCAGCTGATCCAGCAGGCGTTCGAACGGTCCTTCGGCGACCGGAGCGAGCTGTCACATGATGAGATCTTCGAATGGCTGGGCACGCCGGACGCGATTCTGGCAGTTCCTCACAGCCAGCGCAGTCATGCTGACGTGACTGTGGAACTGGAAGAGGGAGTGGACGAGTTCCCGATTGAGACGCTGATCGATTACCTGGAACGGGTGATTGCGACTCCGGTGCAGACCGCAGTCAAACGCGAAGACGAGCAGGAATTCGCCCGACTGAACGGTGCGAACCTGATGTTCTGCGAAGACGCGGCCCGCAAACTGAAAGCGGCCCTGGACAGCTACGAGGGTGTGAAAGACTTCCGCGTGGAGATCAATCACCTGGAGAGCCTGCATCCGCACGATGCGTCGGCTGTGGCGAGTGGATCGCGGTCCTGA
- a CDS encoding tetratricopeptide repeat protein, with protein sequence MCCWLCLLMLTGPGCSSWKQKMAMRDSESQELVEQVRVATESGRQEQAAELLKRAVANNPNNAAVRQQLSEFLIANGYSEEAIQQLQRTTVLDPDDPRPYIDLSYLLYEKKQYTDALKNLELGLNLDPTNIRALILKGELEELAGLNGTAIETYHRVLQVDPYNIVSRLKLASLEIKMGEHNRATPILRPICHNNSATIDQRAEAQWLLGIAYGADRRWSDSVASLEQSLKNRKDVTADDWYRVAYACLQDGQMEKVYPAVTQALTLNPMHTETNRLSHFLTQQNQPTQIQQASMYTPLQQPGFIRQAPQPIPIQTLTPPQGWEWAARGPEASDLLPLQ encoded by the coding sequence ATGTGCTGCTGGTTGTGTCTGCTCATGCTGACCGGTCCGGGTTGCTCTTCCTGGAAACAGAAGATGGCGATGCGGGATTCGGAATCGCAGGAGCTGGTGGAACAGGTTCGCGTGGCAACCGAGAGTGGTCGCCAGGAGCAGGCGGCAGAACTGTTGAAACGGGCGGTGGCCAACAACCCGAACAATGCGGCAGTGCGACAGCAGCTCTCCGAGTTTCTGATTGCCAACGGTTATTCGGAAGAGGCCATCCAGCAGTTGCAGCGTACGACCGTGCTGGACCCCGACGATCCCCGGCCTTACATCGATCTGTCTTATCTGCTGTATGAGAAGAAGCAGTATACCGACGCGCTCAAGAACCTGGAGCTGGGTCTGAACCTGGATCCGACCAACATCCGGGCACTGATTTTAAAGGGGGAACTGGAAGAGCTGGCGGGGTTGAACGGAACGGCGATCGAGACTTATCACCGTGTATTGCAGGTCGATCCTTACAACATCGTTTCCCGTTTGAAGCTGGCGTCGCTGGAGATCAAGATGGGCGAGCATAACCGGGCAACACCAATCCTGCGGCCGATCTGTCATAACAACAGTGCGACCATCGATCAACGGGCCGAGGCGCAATGGCTGCTGGGGATTGCTTATGGAGCCGACCGTCGGTGGAGTGATTCGGTTGCTTCACTGGAGCAGTCACTCAAGAATCGTAAAGATGTGACAGCCGATGACTGGTATCGCGTGGCGTATGCCTGTCTGCAGGACGGTCAGATGGAGAAGGTGTATCCGGCCGTGACGCAGGCGTTGACCCTGAATCCGATGCATACCGAGACCAATCGCCTGTCACATTTTCTAACCCAGCAGAATCAGCCAACGCAGATCCAGCAGGCCTCCATGTATACACCTCTGCAACAGCCGGGCTTCATTCGCCAGGCACCACAGCCAATTCCGATTCAAACCCTGACGCCTCCTCAAGGCTGGGAGTGGGCTGCGCGCGGACCTGAAGCGTCGGATCTGCTGCCACTGCAATAG
- the polX gene encoding DNA polymerase/3'-5' exonuclease PolX, which produces MQNAEIARQFEELADLLEIQGANPFRLRAYRNAARTISGLPDSIQEIVHNDPKELQELPGIGKDLAEKIQTIVESSTLPQLEELKEQIPPDVVRMLDIPGIGPKKVAFLFSELNIHSLDDLKAAAENGVIAEQKGFGKKTEQIILEGLEQLNQIGDRVRLAEAKAQSDAIIADLGQLDSVQHISEAGSCRRRKETVGDLDILVTSSEPEEVMDALADHELVSKVLARGDTKQRVRLNSGLELDLRVVPEESYGAALLYFTGSKEHNIVLRRRSQDRGLKLNEYGLFKKDKLVSGKTEEEVYKSLDLPWIPPEIRENRMEFTAAENDELPELIELKQIRGDLHMHTTATDGKASIQEMAEGALAKGYQYIAITDHSKRVTMANGLDAKRLRAHWKEIEKVQQKVPDIQILKGIECDILEDGTMDLPDDVLSEADWVIAVLHYGLKQPQDQINKRLLNAIQNPHVSILGHLSGRLIGKRPGADLNYGEILNAAADHGVMLEINAHPMRLDIDDIHAARAKELGIPIVINTDAHSVGGLDVMQYGVYQARRAGLTKKDVANTKTWKQFEKLLKKSR; this is translated from the coding sequence ATGCAAAACGCTGAAATCGCCCGTCAGTTTGAGGAACTTGCCGACCTCCTGGAAATTCAGGGAGCCAACCCCTTTCGCCTCCGGGCCTATCGCAACGCAGCCCGCACCATCTCCGGCCTGCCCGACTCGATCCAGGAGATCGTCCACAACGATCCCAAAGAACTGCAGGAGCTCCCGGGCATCGGCAAAGACCTCGCCGAAAAAATTCAGACCATCGTGGAATCCTCCACACTGCCGCAACTCGAAGAGCTCAAAGAACAGATTCCCCCGGACGTCGTCCGCATGCTGGATATCCCCGGCATCGGTCCCAAGAAGGTCGCCTTCCTCTTTTCCGAACTCAACATCCATTCGCTCGACGATCTCAAGGCGGCTGCCGAGAACGGCGTCATCGCCGAACAGAAAGGCTTCGGCAAGAAAACGGAACAGATTATCCTTGAAGGTCTGGAACAGCTGAACCAGATCGGTGACCGCGTCCGGCTCGCGGAAGCCAAGGCCCAGTCCGACGCCATCATCGCCGATCTCGGTCAGCTCGACTCCGTGCAGCACATCTCCGAAGCCGGCAGCTGTCGTCGTCGCAAAGAGACCGTCGGCGATCTCGATATTCTCGTCACGTCCAGCGAACCCGAAGAAGTCATGGATGCCCTCGCCGATCATGAACTGGTCAGCAAGGTCCTCGCGCGCGGTGATACCAAGCAGCGCGTGCGGCTCAATTCCGGACTGGAACTCGACCTGCGTGTGGTCCCCGAGGAATCCTACGGCGCCGCCCTGCTCTACTTCACGGGCTCCAAGGAACACAACATCGTCCTCCGCCGCCGCTCCCAGGATCGCGGGCTCAAACTCAACGAATACGGGCTCTTCAAAAAAGACAAACTCGTCTCGGGCAAAACCGAGGAAGAGGTTTATAAATCGCTCGACCTCCCCTGGATCCCGCCCGAAATCCGCGAGAATCGCATGGAGTTCACCGCAGCCGAAAACGACGAACTGCCCGAGCTGATCGAACTCAAACAGATCCGCGGCGACCTGCACATGCACACCACCGCCACGGACGGCAAAGCCTCGATTCAGGAAATGGCCGAGGGAGCGCTCGCCAAAGGTTATCAGTACATCGCCATCACCGATCACTCCAAGCGGGTCACGATGGCCAACGGCCTTGATGCGAAGCGGCTGCGGGCCCACTGGAAAGAAATCGAAAAGGTTCAGCAGAAGGTCCCCGACATTCAGATCCTCAAAGGCATCGAATGCGACATCCTCGAAGACGGCACCATGGACCTCCCCGATGACGTGCTCAGCGAAGCCGACTGGGTCATCGCCGTCTTGCACTACGGACTCAAACAGCCGCAGGACCAGATTAACAAACGCCTGCTCAACGCGATTCAAAATCCGCATGTCTCCATCCTGGGACATCTCTCCGGTCGCCTGATCGGCAAACGCCCGGGAGCCGACCTCAACTACGGCGAGATCCTCAACGCCGCCGCCGATCATGGCGTCATGCTGGAAATCAACGCCCATCCCATGCGACTCGATATCGACGACATTCATGCCGCCCGCGCCAAAGAACTCGGAATTCCGATTGTCATCAACACCGATGCCCACAGCGTCGGCGGGCTGGACGTGATGCAGTACGGCGTCTACCAGGCCCGTCGCGCCGGACTGACGAAAAAAGATGTCGCCAACACGAAAACCTGGAAACAGTTTGAGAAACTCCTCAAAAAGTCGCGTTAA
- a CDS encoding AAA family ATPase — protein sequence MSNTLELLIRSGNPFISIETLDEQRALEVVQKVARGLKMTLYEWSATSGLCKSDHGKLKPALVPGGKPDQALSFIHQNTDADIILFKDLGAYCRDSVVNRMLRDLMQTCHDKKSTFILVDAFPLPDEIKRFTVRYEIGWPDADELSAVIKQTYNRIKRESDSEITARLTRHEMEQLVLTLRGLSCSEVERVISSAILQDNDLNANDLPHVIEAKRTLLGSTGCLEAIAVDVKPGEVGGLSKLKDWLKLRRGGFTRQAQEFGIEPPRGVLMLGVPGSGKSLCAKMVASDWNMPLLRLDPGMLYQKFIGESESQLRQALSQAESMAPVILWIDEIEKAFASASASSSDGGLSKRMFGTLLAWMQDHRHPIFIIATANDISALPPELMRKGRFDEVFFVDLPNAASREQILKIHIQRRKRDSDQYDLRSLAAMADDFTGSELEQAVMSGLFAAFSENAELEDRHIASEIQKTRPLAVVMRERIAELRHWANNRCVPAD from the coding sequence ATGTCGAACACGCTGGAACTGTTAATCCGTTCGGGAAATCCTTTCATCTCCATCGAAACGCTGGACGAACAACGGGCCCTGGAAGTCGTCCAGAAAGTCGCCCGCGGACTGAAGATGACACTCTACGAATGGTCTGCCACCAGTGGTCTCTGTAAATCGGATCATGGCAAACTGAAGCCGGCACTCGTCCCCGGCGGCAAACCGGATCAGGCACTGAGCTTCATTCACCAGAACACCGATGCCGACATCATCCTCTTCAAAGACCTCGGTGCCTACTGTCGCGACAGCGTCGTCAATCGCATGCTCCGCGACCTGATGCAGACCTGCCACGACAAAAAATCAACGTTCATCCTCGTCGATGCCTTCCCGCTCCCCGATGAAATCAAACGCTTCACCGTCCGCTACGAAATCGGCTGGCCCGACGCCGACGAACTCTCCGCAGTCATCAAGCAGACCTATAACCGCATCAAGCGCGAGAGCGATTCCGAAATCACGGCCCGCCTGACCCGCCATGAAATGGAACAGCTGGTGCTCACGCTCCGCGGGCTCAGTTGCAGCGAAGTCGAACGGGTCATCAGTTCCGCCATCCTGCAGGACAACGACCTCAACGCCAACGATCTACCACATGTCATCGAAGCCAAACGCACACTCCTCGGCTCCACCGGCTGTCTGGAAGCAATCGCCGTCGATGTCAAACCGGGAGAAGTCGGTGGTCTCAGCAAACTCAAGGACTGGCTCAAACTGCGTCGCGGCGGCTTCACCCGCCAGGCACAGGAGTTCGGCATCGAACCTCCCCGCGGCGTTCTCATGCTCGGCGTCCCCGGTTCCGGTAAGAGCCTCTGCGCCAAAATGGTCGCCTCCGACTGGAACATGCCCCTGCTCCGACTCGATCCGGGCATGCTCTATCAGAAATTCATCGGCGAAAGTGAAAGCCAGCTCCGGCAGGCCCTCTCGCAGGCCGAATCCATGGCCCCCGTGATTCTCTGGATCGACGAAATTGAGAAAGCATTCGCTTCAGCCTCTGCCTCCTCTTCCGACGGCGGCCTGTCCAAACGCATGTTCGGCACCCTGCTCGCCTGGATGCAGGACCATCGCCATCCGATTTTCATCATCGCCACTGCAAATGACATCTCGGCGCTGCCCCCCGAACTGATGCGCAAAGGCCGCTTCGATGAAGTCTTCTTCGTCGATCTCCCCAACGCGGCCTCCCGGGAGCAGATCCTCAAGATCCACATTCAACGCCGCAAGCGGGACTCGGACCAGTACGACCTCCGCTCCCTGGCCGCGATGGCCGACGACTTTACCGGCTCGGAACTCGAGCAGGCAGTGATGTCAGGACTCTTCGCCGCATTCTCCGAAAACGCGGAACTGGAAGACCGCCACATCGCCTCCGAAATCCAGAAAACCCGCCCCCTGGCAGTCGTCATGCGCGAACGCATCGCCGAACTCCGCCACTGGGCCAACAACCGCTGCGTCCCCGCCGACTGA
- a CDS encoding c-type cytochrome, giving the protein MKLSQRIPSSWIRGILPLLAFLSLIFFCSLSQTRLIAEEIDPEEDDYPPGLLATYKAGGKEIQRIDADIAFDWGKQAPLPQLPDGNFTADWTSLILVKQPGEYQLSAYLVGEVKVEIDGKTVLEGKRETPGWVVGPKYEQNFGEFELQVSYKKTAPEARLQLFWSSNLFGLEPIQSNILYREAGSPEVAQIWRGRTHFDAHRCNRCHQRSGQATSPAAPDLTHVTTALNPEWLVRKIQNDDAIAAHAKMPFFGFNQQEAESIAAYLYANAKNASLKKIPAPKKDKKTKKAPTRDEEQRAGEILMHSVGCLACHTIDGKGNQQPFSGGDLSSIGDKRNEIWLFNWLSDPAKLNKDHRMPVVKLSTDERRQLAYALAALKQAKLPTGQKPTSDKQTIAAGQKLIAQARCAACHTIPGIEKPNLQISDLTKPVTSWDNSCLAETPDLKQGRPAYRTIDRDAVKAYLAASYHAPSPENEFDRGRYVLEQRNCIYCHERDRHEGITQIAGQMAKFDPALAGQSEAMIPPALTAVGDKLKHEALAEAVSGQQKTLRMPWLRVRMPRFEHTEADKQALLGYLVSHDRVPDDGPRQPGFMVESSDKDRAQLLIAGQTITGAKGFSCISCHELGDYKPRNVALGTRGSNLLMLGKRMRKEYFLRWVHNPLRIVPGMEMPALKKSVPKVLGGDINRQLDAIWLGLNDPQFKVPTNPSVVEQFFTIAAGEPARIVRDVFTNPKETGGGYVPRAFAVGFDNGHNLLFDLDQFSLVQWTLGDLARQRTEGKSWYWDMAGTPIVTGYNRGFEFVLAKAGKEPLQVVYPHLENGSTGTLRSYDSQSNRITLNYELNFKIGDQIQTVAVTETFEPLRGQDKGSGWQRDIKATNLPTGYDLYVGRPRFSKSIGSPTISDLTRPDEKWLHISDNNSHEYIKATGGKQDRVALTLNYLCELKVDGLDVKIKPEPNQTLEKVTSAPGFDGVRLPLDRGIMPTAMAWRNDGTLIFTSLKGDVYLAKDTNGDGVEDEMILFEEGLSAPFGIVADGSDIIVSHKPEVLRLSDTDGDGRADKRTIVASGWGFNDNYHDWASGCIRDSKGNLYIGLGSDYAQMKRPDDQIHWRGKILKITYNGNIEVLGHAFRYPTGLAINSKDEIFISDQQGVQNTFNEINFLIPGKAYGVPSQSDLRNKENLEETRAAIQVPHPWTRSVNGLTCIPKQFPYASLFDQGLGCEYNNRFLIRFTQQKVGDSVQGATYYFTRADVPPDEFNFTGPMSVAVSPKGDIYVGSIHDSGWLGGRNTGSIVKLTPNGKLPNGIKELRATSDGFELEFFSPVDAKKAADKEAYTIAGYTRVWSGSYASPDSGRYKVEVEGVILSDDHKTVRLKVNELKEKFVYEVNCQQIGTGDEKLFPVTGHYSMNRIPE; this is encoded by the coding sequence ATGAAGCTCAGCCAGCGCATCCCTTCATCCTGGATCAGGGGCATTCTGCCCCTGTTGGCATTTCTATCCCTCATCTTTTTCTGCTCGCTCAGTCAGACACGTCTGATCGCAGAAGAAATTGATCCCGAAGAAGACGACTACCCGCCCGGGTTGCTGGCCACCTACAAAGCCGGCGGAAAAGAGATTCAACGGATCGATGCGGATATCGCCTTCGACTGGGGCAAACAGGCGCCACTGCCACAACTGCCAGATGGAAACTTCACAGCTGACTGGACCAGTCTGATCCTGGTCAAGCAGCCCGGCGAGTATCAGCTCTCCGCCTACCTCGTCGGTGAAGTCAAAGTCGAAATCGACGGAAAGACCGTCCTGGAAGGCAAACGCGAAACGCCCGGCTGGGTTGTCGGTCCCAAATACGAACAGAACTTCGGCGAATTCGAACTGCAGGTCTCCTACAAAAAAACGGCTCCCGAGGCCCGCCTGCAACTGTTCTGGTCTTCGAACCTGTTTGGCCTCGAACCGATTCAGTCCAACATTCTCTACCGGGAAGCAGGCAGCCCCGAGGTCGCACAGATCTGGCGGGGACGCACACACTTCGATGCGCATCGCTGCAACCGCTGTCACCAGCGCTCAGGTCAGGCCACCAGCCCCGCTGCCCCCGATCTGACGCACGTCACCACCGCCCTCAATCCCGAATGGCTCGTCCGCAAAATTCAAAACGACGATGCCATCGCTGCCCATGCCAAAATGCCTTTCTTCGGCTTCAACCAGCAGGAAGCCGAATCCATCGCTGCCTATCTTTATGCAAACGCGAAGAACGCGTCGTTGAAAAAGATTCCGGCTCCGAAGAAAGATAAAAAAACAAAGAAAGCGCCCACCCGCGATGAAGAACAGCGGGCCGGCGAAATCCTGATGCATTCAGTCGGCTGTCTGGCCTGTCACACCATTGACGGCAAAGGCAATCAGCAGCCCTTCAGTGGGGGCGACCTGAGCAGCATCGGTGACAAACGTAACGAAATCTGGCTCTTCAACTGGCTCTCCGATCCCGCGAAGCTCAACAAAGATCATCGCATGCCGGTTGTCAAACTCAGTACCGACGAACGCCGACAGCTCGCTTATGCCCTCGCGGCCCTCAAACAGGCCAAGCTGCCCACGGGCCAAAAACCGACCAGCGATAAACAGACCATCGCCGCGGGTCAGAAACTGATCGCTCAGGCCCGTTGCGCCGCCTGTCACACGATCCCCGGCATCGAAAAACCGAACCTGCAGATTTCCGATCTCACGAAACCGGTCACCAGTTGGGACAACAGTTGCCTGGCCGAAACCCCCGATCTCAAACAGGGACGCCCCGCTTACCGCACTATCGATCGTGACGCCGTCAAAGCGTATCTCGCCGCCAGCTATCACGCCCCCTCGCCGGAAAATGAATTCGATCGCGGTCGTTACGTTCTCGAACAGCGGAACTGCATCTACTGTCACGAACGGGACCGGCATGAAGGCATCACCCAGATCGCCGGTCAGATGGCCAAGTTCGATCCTGCGTTGGCCGGACAGAGCGAAGCCATGATTCCCCCCGCTCTGACTGCAGTCGGCGATAAACTCAAACACGAAGCCCTGGCCGAAGCGGTCAGCGGTCAACAGAAGACACTCCGCATGCCCTGGCTCCGCGTCCGCATGCCCCGTTTCGAACATACCGAGGCCGACAAACAGGCCCTGCTCGGCTACCTGGTCTCGCACGACCGTGTTCCCGACGATGGCCCCCGTCAGCCCGGCTTCATGGTCGAATCGTCAGACAAGGACCGCGCCCAACTCCTGATCGCAGGTCAGACCATTACCGGCGCCAAAGGTTTCAGCTGTATCTCCTGTCACGAACTGGGCGACTACAAACCCCGCAACGTGGCCTTGGGAACCCGCGGTTCAAACCTGCTCATGCTGGGTAAACGCATGCGGAAAGAATACTTCCTCCGCTGGGTTCACAACCCGCTGCGAATCGTCCCTGGCATGGAAATGCCCGCCCTCAAGAAGAGCGTCCCCAAAGTCCTGGGAGGCGACATCAACCGTCAGCTGGATGCCATCTGGCTTGGCCTGAATGATCCTCAATTCAAAGTGCCCACGAACCCCTCCGTCGTGGAACAGTTCTTTACTATCGCTGCCGGCGAACCCGCGCGGATCGTCCGCGATGTCTTCACCAATCCCAAAGAGACCGGCGGCGGATACGTGCCTCGCGCCTTCGCAGTCGGCTTTGACAACGGGCATAACCTTCTGTTCGACCTCGATCAGTTCTCCCTCGTCCAGTGGACGCTCGGCGATCTGGCCCGCCAGCGCACCGAAGGCAAAAGCTGGTACTGGGACATGGCGGGCACACCGATTGTCACCGGCTACAACCGCGGATTCGAATTCGTCCTCGCCAAAGCCGGCAAGGAACCGCTGCAGGTCGTCTACCCGCATCTCGAAAACGGCAGTACCGGCACCCTCCGCAGCTATGACTCGCAGAGCAACCGGATCACGCTCAACTATGAACTCAATTTCAAAATCGGTGACCAGATCCAGACGGTCGCCGTCACCGAAACCTTCGAGCCGCTCCGCGGTCAGGACAAGGGATCCGGCTGGCAACGGGACATTAAAGCTACGAACCTGCCCACCGGTTACGACCTTTACGTCGGTCGTCCCCGCTTCTCGAAAAGTATCGGCAGCCCGACCATCAGCGATCTCACACGCCCCGATGAGAAGTGGCTGCACATCTCCGATAATAATTCGCACGAATACATCAAAGCGACTGGCGGAAAACAGGACCGCGTTGCGCTGACACTCAACTACCTCTGCGAACTCAAGGTCGATGGCCTCGACGTCAAAATCAAACCCGAGCCCAACCAGACGCTGGAAAAAGTCACCAGCGCTCCCGGCTTCGACGGCGTACGGCTTCCCCTCGATCGGGGCATCATGCCAACCGCGATGGCCTGGCGCAACGATGGCACACTCATCTTCACCTCTCTCAAAGGAGACGTCTATCTCGCGAAAGACACCAACGGCGACGGTGTGGAAGATGAGATGATCCTCTTCGAAGAAGGCCTCTCCGCCCCGTTCGGCATCGTTGCGGATGGCAGCGACATTATCGTTTCACACAAACCCGAAGTCCTGCGGCTTTCCGATACCGATGGAGACGGCCGCGCCGACAAACGAACCATCGTCGCCTCCGGCTGGGGCTTCAACGACAACTACCACGACTGGGCCTCCGGCTGCATTCGCGACAGCAAAGGCAATCTTTACATCGGCCTGGGCAGCGATTACGCCCAGATGAAACGCCCCGACGATCAGATTCACTGGCGGGGGAAGATCCTCAAGATCACCTATAACGGCAACATCGAAGTCCTGGGACACGCCTTCCGCTACCCCACGGGCCTCGCCATCAACTCCAAAGATGAAATCTTTATCTCAGACCAGCAGGGCGTGCAGAATACGTTTAACGAGATCAACTTCCTGATCCCCGGCAAAGCGTACGGCGTTCCCAGTCAGTCCGACCTGCGAAACAAGGAAAACCTCGAAGAAACCCGCGCCGCGATCCAGGTTCCTCACCCCTGGACCCGCAGTGTGAACGGCCTGACCTGTATTCCGAAACAGTTCCCCTACGCCAGCCTGTTCGATCAGGGACTGGGCTGCGAATACAACAACCGCTTCTTGATCCGCTTTACGCAACAGAAAGTCGGCGACTCCGTTCAGGGAGCCACCTACTACTTCACCCGCGCCGATGTCCCCCCCGATGAGTTTAACTTCACCGGACCGATGTCGGTCGCCGTCAGCCCCAAGGGAGATATCTACGTCGGTTCCATTCACGACAGCGGCTGGCTGGGCGGACGTAACACCGGATCGATCGTCAAGCTAACTCCGAATGGAAAACTGCCGAACGGCATTAAAGAACTCCGCGCGACTTCCGACGGCTTCGAACTCGAATTCTTCTCCCCCGTTGATGCGAAAAAAGCCGCCGATAAAGAGGCCTACACCATCGCCGGCTACACCCGCGTCTGGAGCGGCAGCTACGCCAGCCCCGACAGCGGCCGGTACAAAGTGGAAGTCGAAGGAGTCATCCTCTCCGACGATCACAAAACGGTCCGCCTCAAGGTCAACGAACTCAAAGAAAAATTCGTCTACGAAGTCAACTGCCAGCAGATCGGCACCGGAGACGAAAAACTCTTCCCGGTCACCGGACACTACTCAATGAACCGGATTCCCGAGTAA